The following are from one region of the Bos mutus isolate GX-2022 chromosome 18, NWIPB_WYAK_1.1, whole genome shotgun sequence genome:
- the MMP15 gene encoding LOW QUALITY PROTEIN: matrix metalloproteinase-15 (The sequence of the model RefSeq protein was modified relative to this genomic sequence to represent the inferred CDS: inserted 2 bases in 1 codon) — translation MGSDRSAPGRPGWAGSLLGGREAATRPQLLPLLLVLLSCLGRGAAAEDAEVNAENWLRLYGYLPQPSRHMSTMRSAQILASALAEMQRFYGIPVTGVLDEETKAWMKRPRCGVPDQFGVRVKANLRRRRKRYALTGRKWNNHHLTFSIQNYTEKLGWYHSLEAVRRAFRVWEQATPLVFQEVPYEDIRLRRQKEADIMVLFASGFHGDSSPFDGTGGFLAHAYFPGPGLGGDTHFDADEPWTFSSTDLHGNSLFLVAVHELGHXLGLEHSSNPSAIMAPFYQWMDIDNFQLPEDDLRGIQQLYGTPDGQPQPTQPLPTVTPRRPGRPDHRPPRPPQPPPPGGKPERPPKPGPPPQPRATERPDQYGPNICDGDFDTVAMLRGEMFVFKGRWFWRVRHNRVLDNYPMPIGHFWRGLPSDISAAYERQDGRFVFFKGDRYWLFREANLEPGYPQPLTSYGLGIPYDRIDTAIWWEPTGHTFFFQEDRYWRFNEETQRGDPGYPKPISVWQGIPASPKGAFLSNDAAYTYFYKGTKYWKFDNERLRMEPGYPKSILRDFMGCQEHVEPGPRWPDVARPPFNPDGGAEPGMGGDSEEGEEGGEAGPGGGGEAGPDEDGGSRVVVQMEEVTRTVNMVMVLVPPVLLLLCILGLTYALVQMQRKGAPRMLLYCKRSLQEWV, via the exons GGCAGTCTCCTTGGCGGCCGGGAGGCGGCTACGCGGCCGCAACTGTTGCCTCTGCTGCTGGTGCTTCTGAGCTGCCTGGGCCGCGGCGCAGCGGCGGAGGACGCCGAAGTCAATGCGGAG AACTGGCTGCGGCTCTACGGCTACCTGCCCCAGCCCAGCCGTCACATGTCCACCATGCGGTCCGCCCAGATCCTGGCCTCGGCCCTTGCCGAGATGCAGCGCTTCTACGGGATCCCCGTCACGGGTGTGCTGGACGAAGAGACCAAGGC GTGGATGAAGCGGCCCCGCTGTGGGGTGCCAGACCAGTTCGGGGTACGTGTGAAAGCCAACCTGCGGCGGCGGAGGAAGCGCTACGCCCTCACGGGGAGGAAGTGGAACAACCACCACCTGACCTTCAG CATCCAGAACTACACAGAGAAGCTAGGCTGGTACCACTCACTGGAGGCAGTGCGCCGGGCCTTCCGTGTGTGGGAGCAGGCCACGCCCCTGGTCTTCCAGGAGGTGCCTTATGAGGACATCCGACTGCGGCGGCAGAAGGAGGCGGACATCATGGTACTCTTTGCCTCTGGTTTCCATGGCGACAGCTCGCCATTTGATGGCACAGGTGGCTTTCTAGCTCATGCCTATTTCCCTGGCCCTGGTTTGGGCGGGGACACCCATTTCGATGCAGATGAGCCCTGGACCTTCTCCAGCACTGACCTGCATG GAAACAGCCTCTTCCTGGTAGCAGTTCACGAGCTGGGCCA GCTGGGGCTGGAGCACTCGAGCAACCCCAGCGCCATCATGGCACCATTCTACCAGTGGATGGACATCGACAACTTCCAGCTGCCCGAAGACGACCTTCGGGGCATTCAGCAGCTCTACG GCACCCCGGATGGCCAGCCACAGCCCACCCAACCTCTTCCCACTGTGACCCCCCGGCGGCCTGGCCGGCCAGACCACCGGCCCCCCAGACCCCCTCAGCCACCTCCCCCGGGTGGGAAGCCGGAGCGGCCTCCAAAGccaggccccccaccccaaccccgcgCCACAGAGCGGCCCGACCAGTATGGCCCCAACATCTGCGATGGGGACTTCGACACGGTGGCCATGCTGCGGGGGGAGATGTTCGTGTTCAAG GGCCGTTGGTTCTGGCGGGTGCGGCACAACCGCGTCCTGGACAACTATCCCATGCCCATCGGGCACTTCTGGCGGGGCCTGCCCAGTGACATCAGTGCCGCCTACGAGCGCCAGGATGGGCGTTTTGTCTTTTTCAAAG GTGACCGCTACTGGCTCTTCCGAGAAGCGAATCTGGAGCCGGGTTATCCACAGCCACTGACCAGCTATGGCTTGGGCATCCCCTACGACCGTATCGACACAGCCATCTGGTGGGAGCCCACAGGTCATACCTTCTTCTTCCAAGAGGACAG GTATTGGCGCTTCAACGAGGAGACACAGCGTGGAGACCCCGGCTACCCCAAGCCCATCAGCGTGTGGCAGGGCATCCCCGCCTCCCCTAAAGGGGCCTTCCTGAGCAACGATGCAG CCTACACCTATTTCTACAAGGGCACCAAATACTGGAAGTTTGACAACGAGCGCCTGCGAATGGAGCCCGGCTACCCCAAGTCCATCCTGCGGGACTTCATGGGTTGCCAAGAGCACGTGGAGCCGGGGCCCCGATGGCCCGACGTGGCCCGTCCACCCTTCAACCCCGACGGGGGTGCAGAGCCCGGGATGGGCGGTGACAGCGAGGAGGGCGAGGAGGGTGGTGAGGCGGGCCCTGGCGGTGGCGGCGAGGCAGGGCCTGATGAGGACGGGGGCAGCCGCGTGGTGGTGCAGATGGAGGAGGTCACGCGGACGGTGAATATGGTCATGGTGTTGGTGccccctgtgctgctgctgctctgcatcCTTGGCCTCACCTACGCCCTGGTGCAGATGCAGCGCAAGGGCGCGCCCCGCATGCTCCTCTACTGCAAGCGCTCCCTGCAGGAGTGGGTCTGA